A stretch of Cicer arietinum cultivar CDC Frontier isolate Library 1 chromosome 5, Cicar.CDCFrontier_v2.0, whole genome shotgun sequence DNA encodes these proteins:
- the LOC101510934 gene encoding probable protein S-acyltransferase 6 translates to MQTLHPPAPANSEGGITGATLDPPLVRTYRAWKGNNVFFLRGRLIFGPDVKSIFTTVFLVVAPVAVFCAFVAWKLLDDFPHHAGYSIFIVIIVHTIFVLIALVLTSGRDPGIVPRNSYPPVVDDCDGSVNVNGELNPPQHLPRFKEVIVNGTTVKVKYCDTCMLYRPPRCSHCSVCDNCVERFDHHCPWVGQCIGLRNYRFYYMFVFSATLLCLYVHGFCWVYIKKIQNSEEITIWKAMIKTPASIALIIYSFISVWFVGGLTAFHTYLISTNQSTYENFRYRYDRQVNPYNKGVIENFKEIFCSSIPRSKNNFRSKVPIPKESSESSRRQGVDTLMIRKTAGDLELGSQSYNEVDEAEKYYKDGFVIDEEYGKGSDLSDTSVDLSRMLHTEQGQRQLVSFVRQSMWERSSRKEDITPEVLDQIHEAGESKQITGDSSNEPGGSSTKMAP, encoded by the exons ATGCAAACACTGCATCCTCCGGCGCCGGCGAACTCAGAAGGCGGCATCACCGGAGCTACCCTCGATCCTCCTCTGGTCAGAACTTATCGCGCTTGGAAAGGCAATAAC GTATTTTTCCTTCGAGGGAGGCTTATATTTGGACCCGATGTGAAATCTATATTTACAACAGTGTTTCTTGTCGTTGCTCCTGTTGCTGTTTTCTGTGCTTTTGTTGCTTGGAAATTGTTGGATGATTTTCCTCATCACGCAggatattcaatttttattgtaattattgtTCACACAATATtt GTTCTGATTGCCCTTGTACTGACCTCAGGAAGAGATCCGGGCATAGTGCCTCGCAATTCTTATCCTCCGGTGGTAGATGATTGTGATGGAAGTGTCAATGTCAACGGTGAACTAAACCCGCCGCAACATTTACCACGATTTAAGGAAGTAATTGTCAATGGAACAACTGTGAAAGTAAAATATTGTGATACCTGCATGCTATATAGACCTCCTCGCTGCTCTCATTGTTCAGTATGCGATAACTGCGTGGAGCGATTTGATCATCACTGCCCATGGGTGGGTCAGTGTATCGGATTG CGAAATTATCGGTTCTACTATATGTTTGTTTTCTCTGCAACCCTTCTTTGCCTGTATGTTCATGGCTTTTGTTGGGTCTACATCAAGAAGATCCAGAACTCAGAGGAGATAACAATTTGGAAAGCAATGATCAAAACCCCTGCTTCCATTGCACTAATAATATATTCCTTCATTTCTGTCTGGTTTGTTGGAGGGCTCACTGCATTCCATACATATCTAATCAGCACAAACCAG TCTACTTATGAAAATTTTAGATACCGGTATGACCGACAAGTCAACCCTTATAACAAAGGGGTAATTGAGAACTTCAAAGAAATATTCTGTTCTTCCATTCCTCGATCCAAAAACAATTTCAGGTCTAAGGTTCCAATTCCTAAAGAATCGTCAGAATCATCTAGAAGACAGGGTGTTGATACACTTATGATTAGAAAAACAGCAGGTGATCTGGAACTAGGGTCGCAAAGTTACAATGAGGTTGATGAGgctgaaaaatattataaagatGGGTTTGTCATTGATGAGGAATATGGAAAGGGTAGTGACTTAAGTGATACCTCCGTAGATTTAAGTAGAATGCTTCACACAGAACAGGGGCAGAGACAACTTGTTTCCTTTGTAAGGCAATCCATGTGGGAAAGAAGCAGCAGAAAAGAAGACATAACTCCTGAAGTTCTGGACCAGATACACGAAGCTGGGGAGTCAAAACAGATCACCGGTGATAGTAGTAATGAGCCTGGTGGCAGCTCAACAAAAATGGCTCCATAA